The region GCTGGCGTTCGGTCAGCCCGATGGCGACTTGACCATGGAGGGCAGCTCGATCGCTCGCCGCATCAGCTTCCTGCGCAAGCCGACGTCGTCGATGCGGCTGAGCAGCGGGCGCTCGTCGCAGTGGCGGCTGGTTTCGCTGCTGGCGCTGAATCACCTGTCCCTGGTGCAGAACGGCCTCGCCACGCTCAAGGAAATGCTGCGCCTGCATGACCTGCCGCGCAGCGCGATTTCGGCGCGGCAGATCGAAGGCATCGTTGGCCTGGACTACAAGCCCACCACGCAGTGGCTGGCTGGCAAGCCGTTCGCCACCTTTGTGCGCGGGCTGGAGATCCAGCTGACGCTGGACGAGGATGCCTTCGTCGGCACCGGCCTGCATCGCTTTATCCGGGTCATGGATCATTTCTTTGGCCTCTATGTCCACCTGAACAGCTTTGTGCAGCTGGTCGCGGTATCGCGCCGCGGCGGCAAGGAACTGGCAAGATGCGCACCCCGCAGCGGCGAATCGATCCTGGTGTAATCCGCACACTGCTGCGGCAACCCTACCGCTATGAGTTCTTCCAGGCGGTGCGGTTGCTCGAGCTGCACTATGCGCGCGAAGGCGCCGGCACGCCGGAGCAGGTGCTGGCCACGCGCGTCGCCTTCCGCAACACCCTGTCGCTGTCATTCCCGCCGAGCGAGCTGCAGTCCATCGAGGCCGCCACCGCGCTGAATGGCGAACTGGATAGCGATGCAGCCTTTGCGCAAGCCCTGGCCGATGGTGCGCTGGACCAGGTGTCGATCACGCCCACCTTTTTCGGGATGCTGGGCGGGCAGGGGGCGCTGCCTCTGCACTACACCGAGATCGTGGCGGAGCGCGAAACCCTGCGCCGCGACCGCGCCGCACGCGCCTTCTTCGATATCTTTTCCAATCGCGCCACCGCGCTGTTCTATCAGGCGTGGAAAAAGTACCGGCTGCCGTTCCAGCACGAAGTCGACCGCAACCGGCACTACCTGCCACTGCTGCTGTCGCTGGCCGGCATGGCGGACAAGTCCATGCGGCGCGGCCTGTCAGCCACAGCCGGGGTCGTGCATGATGAAGCGCTGGCCGGATATGCCACCGCCGTGCGCCACCGGCCGGTATCGGCCGCCTATTTGCAGCAGGTGCTGTCCGACTACTTCCAGGCTGAAGTACGCGTCGAGCAGTTCGTCGGCGGCTGGTACCAGGTGCCGCCGTCACAGTATTCGCGGCTTGGCGGTTCGAACAACCTGTTGGGCGCCACCGCACTGGCCGGGGCCCGCGTCTGGCAGCGGGACCTGCGCGTGCGAGTCTGGATGGGACCGCTGGGTCGCGAGCAGTATCGCAATTTCCTCCCTGGCGCCGAAGGGGCGCTGGCCCTTCGGAAGATGGTGACGGTTCTGTGCGGCGCCACGCTGGAGTACGAAGTCGGCCTGATCTTGCGCGCCAGCGACGTATCCGGCTGCGCGCTCGGCGCCGCGGGCAGCGGCAGGCTTGGCTGGGATACTTTCCTCAGCACGAGGCCCGCGCGCCAGGACCGCAGCGATGCGCGCTACACGCTTGCGCCCGTGCACTGAGTACAGCTTTGATTTCGTCCCGATTTCGCCACTAACGCGCGCCACCAACGCGATTCACACCTACCGGAGCCCAAGCCGCCATGGCCATTCCCCTCAAGACGTTGATCGCCAAACTGAATGCAAGCTGCCGGCACGCCGCGGAGCGCGCCGCGTCGCTGTGCATGGCGCGCGGCAACTATGAGGTCGACCTGGAGCACCTGTTCCTGGCGCTACTGGAAAACGCGCGCAGCGATTTCTCGGTGGCGGTGCGCGCCAGCGGCATCGATCCCTCGGCGCTGCAGCGCGACCTGGAAGCGGAAATCACGCGCTTCAAGGACGGCAACACGCGAACGCCGGCTTTTTCGCCTTATCTGCCGAAGCTGTTCGAACATGCGTGGCTGATTGCGTCGCTCGACTCCCAGACCACCCGCATCCGATCCGGCCACCTGCTGCTGGCCTTGCTGACGGAGCCGGCGCTGGCGCCGCTGGCAGTACGCGGCTCGCATCGCTTTGCCGAGTTTGATGCGGATCGCCTCAAGCATGATTTCGACAAACTGACCGCCGGTTCCGAAGAGCGGGAGCAGGCGGTGGATATGGCTGATGGCAGCGCGGCAACGGCAAGCGCCAACGGCGTTACCGCGGCGCCCGCGCTGACCGCGACGCCGGCGCTCGACCAGTTCACTGTCGACCTGACCCAATCCGCCCGCGATGGCCGCATCGACCCGGTGATCGGGCGCGATGCCGAGATCCGCCAGGTCATCGACATCCTGATGCGGCGCCGGCAGAACAACCCGATCCTGACCGGCGAGGCCGGCGTCGGCAAGACCGCGGTGGTCGAAGGCCTTGCGCAGCGTATTGCGGTGGGCGACGTGCCGCCGCCGCTGCAAGGCGTGACCGTGCGTACGCTCGACATGGGGCTGCTGCAGGCCGGTGCCAGCGTCAAAGGCGAATTCGAGAATCGGCTGAAGAACGTGATCGAGGAAGTCCGCAAGAGCCCGCAGCCCATCATCCTGTTTATCGACGAGGCCCATACCATCATCGGCGCGGGCGGCCAGGCCGGGCAGAACGATGCCGCCAACCTGCTCAAGCCGGCGCTGGCGCGCGGCGAGCTGCGGACCATCGCCGCGACGACCTGGAGCGAGTATAAAAAGTACTTCGAAAAGGACGCCGCGCTGGCGCGGCGCTTCCAGGTGGTCAAGGTGGATGAGCCCAGCGAGACGCTGGCCGCTGCGATGCTGCGCGGCATGGTGCCGCTGATGGAGCGCCATTTCGGCGTGCGCGTGCTGGACGAAGCTATCACCGAGGCTGTGCGCCTGTCGCATCGCTACATCAGCGGCCGCCAGCTGCCGGACAAGGCGGTCAGCGTGCTCGATACCGCTTGCGCCAAGGTGGCGCTGGGGCAGAACGCCACGCCAGGTGCGATCGAGGACGATCGCAAGGCGCTGGAACGCTTGGGCGTGGAGCTGGCTGCGCTGCAGCGGGAGCAACGCGCTGGGGCGGCGCACACAGAGCGCCTGGCAGCGCTGGAAGCACAGCGTGCCGAACTGGAACAACGCGTGGCCGCCGCCGATGCGCGCCTGGCGCAGGAGCGCGAACTGGTGGCGCGCATCCAGGCACTGCGTGCGGCACGAGAGCAGGGCAACGATGCGGAGACGGAAGCAGCCGCCCCGGCCATGGCAGCCAACAGCGATGTGGTGGCAATGCCGCGCAAGGGCAGCCGCAAGGCAGCCGCTGTGGCTTCGGAGCCCGACGAACTCGACCAGCTGCTGGCGGAGCTTCGTGCGCTCCAGGGTGAAGCACCGATGGTGCCGTTGCAGGTAGACGGCCACGTGGTTTCCGAGATCGTATCGGCATGGACAGGGATTCCGCTCGGCCGCATGGTCAAGGATGAGCTGCGCACGGTGCTGAACCTGAAGCCCTTGCTGGCCGCGCGCGTGATCGGCCAGGACCATGCGCTGGATGCAATCGCCCAGCGCGTGCGCACCGCCACCGCGAACCTGGAAGATCCCAACAAGCCGCGCGGCGTGTTCCTGTTCGCAGGCCCGTCCGGCGTCGGCAAGACCGAAACCGCGCTGGCGCTGGCAGACATCCTCTACGGTGGCGAACGCAAGCTCATCACCATCAACATGAGCGAGTACCAGGAAGCGCACAGCGTGTCGGGGCTGAAGGGATCGCCGCCAGGCTATGTCGGTTATGGCGAGGGCGGCGTGCTGACCGAGGCCGTGCGCCGCAACCCTTACAGCGTGGTGCTGCTGGACGAGATCGAGAAGGCCCACCCGGATGTGCTGGAGATGTTCTTCCAGGTGTTCGACAAGGGCGAGATGGACGATGCCGAGGGGCGGCCCATCGACTTCCGCAACACCATCATCATCCTGACGTCGAATGTCGGCTCGTCGGTGATCATGCAGGCCTGCCTGAACAACGCCGCAGAGGAACTGCCTGACGCCGACGCCCTGGCCGAGGTGCTACGACCGACACTGTACAAAGCCTTCAAGCCGGCCTTCCTGGGGCGTACCAAGGTCGTGCCGTACTACCCGATTCCGGACGACGTGCTGGTGGAGATCATCACGCTCAAGCTCGGTCGCATCCGCGACCGTGTAGCCGCCAACCACCAAGCGGAATTCCAGTGGGATAACGCGCTGGTCGAGGCGGTGCTGGCGCGCTGCACCGAAGTCGATGCCGGTGCGCGTGCGGTCGACCATATCCTGAACGGAACGCTGCTTCCGGAGATCGCGCAAACCGTACTGGTGCGCATGGCAGAGGGCGGCGGTGTCGACAAGATCAAGGTCACCACGGGCAAGAACGGTGAGTTCAAGTACCGCATCAGCTGATATCGGCATGCGCAGACTCGTGACATCGCGGGAGTCATTCATGGTTGCAGCGACCGACCTGGCCAAACTGCTTGGCGCCGCTTTCTCGCAGGCCAACCGCTTGCTGCGCCTGCAGACGCCCCTTGGGCACGACGCGCTGATGCCCGAGCAGCTGCAGGCGGCAGAGCAGCTGGACGGCGGCGGGTTCCGCATCGACCTGACGGCGGTGTCGGATAACGCCGGCATCGAGGCGCAAAGCCTTCTGGGCCAGGCCGTGCGCATCGACCTGCTGACCCAGCGCAGCCGCACCACGTTGCGGCCCTTCCATGGCCACGTCACGCGCTTCGAGCGCGTGGGCGCCAACGGCGGGCTGGCGCGCTACCGGATCGTGGTGGAGCCTTGGCTGGCCCTCCTGCGCCACCGCCGCGACAGCTTCCTGTTCCAGGACATGTCGGTGGTCGACGTGGTGGACAGCGTGTTCGGCGACTACAACGGCCAGGGCAAGCTGGTGCCGGCGTGGCGCTGGGCGCTGCGCGACGCGTCGGCCTATCCGCGCCGCAGCATCGTCACGCAGTACGAAGAGAGCGACTTCGACTTCGTGACGCGGCTGCTCGCCGAAGAAGGCTTGTTCTACTACTTCGAGCATGAAGCCGCGGATGGCGAGGCACTCGGCACGCACCGCATGGTGATCGCCGATGCCAACGATGTCTTCCAGGACAACGAACAAGCCAGCATCCGCTTCGGCCGCGCCGATGCCACCGCTGCCGAAGACGTGATCGATCGCTGGCAAGGTGCGCGCAGGCTGCAGACCAATACTGTGGCCGTGGCCAGCTGGGACTATCGCGCCAAGGCGGTGCGCAGCGCCGAGGCCGGTGCGCCGGCCGAGGGCAATTCAGCCGCTCCGACCCTGCAGGATACCGACTATCCCGGCCAATACTGGTTCGAAGACGGCGACCAGGCGCAGCGCCATGCCCGGCAACTGGTGGAGGCGCTGGAAGTCCGACGCCTGTCGTTCGCTGGCGAGGGCAGCGTACGGACGCTGGCGCCCGCCAGCCGCTTCATGCTGACCGGCCATTATGACTACGAGCGAGTGCAAGGAGACGACGAACGCCGCTTTGTCGTCCTGGCGGTGGCGCATGCGGCCCGCAACAACCTGAACGAGCGCTTCCGCGGCGTCATCGATCAATTGCTCGGGACAGGTCAGTCGACTGAGGCGCCAGCCGAAGATGCGTCGGCAGTGGACGTGCCGTTCTACCGCAATCAATTTACGGTAGTGCCGGCAAAGATCCCCTACCGCCCGCAGCAGCTTGACGGACAAGGGCGGCAACTCCACCCGCGACCCACCGTCACCGGGGCTCAGACTGCCATCGTCATCGGCACGGACGGTCCCGTGCATACCGACCGCGACCATCGGGTCATGGTTCAGTTCCACTGGCAGCGCGGGGCCCGCTCGGCCAGCCGGCTGTCTCATCCCGCGGGCGACGACAACGCCCGCGCCGAAGCCGGTTTGGGCACCTGGGTGCGCGTAGCGACCCCGGTTGCCGGCGCAAACTGGGGCGGCGTGGCACTGCCGCGCGTCGGCCAGGAAGTGGTGGTGGAATTCCAGCACGGCGACATCGACCGCCCGGTCGTGATCGGCGCCGCCTACAACGGCCGCGGCCAGGCCAGCGCCCAGTACAACCAGAACCAGACCGGCGCTGCCAACGCCACCGGCAACGCACCAGCGTGGTTCGCCGGCAGCAACGAGACCGCCGATGGCAAACAGGACGGCAACGGCAAGCCCGACGGCCAGCAAGGCCACGTCCACAATGCGGTGCTGTCCGGCATCAAGACCCAGGCCCTCGGCCACAGCCAGGACGGTACCGGCGGTTACAACCAGCTTGTCTTCGACGATACCTCGGGACAAAGCCGCACCCTGCTATCCACCACGCAAGCGGCCTCGGCCCTGACGCTGGGCCACCACCTTGACCAACGCGACAACGCCCGCCAGGCAGCCCTGGGCCACGGCGCCGCGCTGGAAACCGCAGACAGCGGCGCCTTGCGCGGCGGCGCGGGCATGCTGCTGACCGCGCACGGCGCCGGCACCAGTGTGCCCTTGCTCGACAGCGAGGGCGCTGCAACGCAGGTGGAGGCCAGCACTGAACTGCTGACTTCGCTGGCCGATGTCGCGCGCAAGCAGAAGGCGGACTTGCCGGACGAGCCGGCTCCAGCCGAACTCCCGGCCATCGCACAGCTGAAGCACACCACCGAAGTGCTGCGCCATACGGAAGAAGGGGCCGATGGCAAAGCCAGCGCCACTGCCTATAACGAGCCTCACCTGCAGGTGTCAGCACCCAAGGGCATCGCCGCAACCACGCCCGCCGATGCGGTGCTGGTCGCGGGTACGCAGCTGACGGTGGCGGCGCAGAAGGATGCCAATGTGGCGGCGGGTGGGAATCTGTCGGTGGCGGTGGCCGATGGGCTGAGCTTGTTCACGCATGGCAAGGCTGGGGACGAGTCCGCGGCGGGGATTGCCATGCATGCGGCGAGCGGGAAGGTGGGTGTTGCCAGCTTGCAGGGCCAGGGTCGCATTGCCGCCGAAAAGCGGGTGACGGTGTCCTCGTCTCAGGGGGCGGTCAATGTGCAAGCGAAGGAGCATGTGCTGTTGAACGCGGCCGGGGCCCAGATCCGGGTGCTTGGGAACACGATTGAGGTGCATGCGCCGGGGATGACTACGTTTAAGGGGGCGCAGCATTTGTTTGTGGGGCCGGGGGGGCGTGAAGCAAATACGAGCCTGCCCAAGGGCGAGCTACCCTTGTGCGAGTATCAGGCGATGGGGGCTGAATCGACCGGTGCCGGCATCGTTCCGATTCAGTCCTGACTCGCTAATTATGGCCGTGCAAGATCGCCACCTGATGAATCACGCTGAGTCCTGGAATGCGCAGGGCGCAGCTGACATGCCTGCTGGCCACTCCGCCTTTTCTCACCGGTGGCTATCAGATTTCACCTACGGGCTGCTGAATCCGCTGCGCCTTGAACGTGAGGAATGGGAGGACCTTCCAATTACCAGGCTGGCACCTCCAGAATTGAAAGTGCAGGCGGAGTTCATGCCGTTGTTGTTAAGTTTCAATGATCTGACCGCGCCGCAACGCGCTATCCTGCTGGGTCGTATAGAAGCGAGGGAACAGCAGGGGAACTCATATCTTTGCGGTCTCCTCAGCAGCGACGCCGAGAAATCAGTGCTGAGCGCCCATCTCAGCCGCCTTCTGGTGATGACACGACAAGACAATGGACAGCGTTACCTGCTTCGCTATTACGACCCGCGTGTCATGCGTCACTTGCAATGGTTATTGACGGACAAGCAGCGTGTGGAATTTTGCGGGCCGATCAGCGTCTGGTCGTGGCCCGCATCCAGCGGCTGGATTACCGGCCGCCGTCTCGCGCGATACAGTCCCGGCCAGCGATTGGTTCTGCATCCCCACCAGTGGGCGACGCTCGAGCGCCTGGCCCTAACGAACCGGGCACTGACGGAACTTGAGATTTTGGCGCCTGATCTATCGCAGAACGACGCGTTGTTTCAGCGGCTCGATGCGGCGCTGCTCCAGGCCAGTACTGAACTCGCGCTCACCGATAGCGAGGATTGGCTGTTTTGCGCCATTCAATCCGTCCGCTTTCATCCGCAGATCCACCATCATCCGCAGCTATTGGAACGTCTTGGGCAAGCAGCTACCAAAATGGGAAGCTATGCCGCCGCATGTGCGGACCTTGACGATTCCGCTTGGCTCAGTATGGCGGAGGAGCTGAACAGCCGAATGCCGACAGCGTAATGAGACAACCATGACCCAATCTGGTACGACTCCGAAGAACAACAAAGCCGGTTGCCCATTCTGCCTAAAGAAAGGGCTGCCGATCTTGCCTGTCCGGTATGCGATCGCCCGCGATGACATAGGCAAGGGCAAACCTGCGCCACGCCTTGGTGGTCCCTTTGGTCACGGCGTCCAAGAGAATGAACTGCCGGCAGGGCAACACTATACGTTGCGTCTCATGCGGCCCGGCTACCTCTATGTGTGCAATGAAAAGCGTGGCAGCTGGGATGCCTATGTGATCACGGAAAAAGGGTACCTGTACCCCTTTGCAACCGAGATCAAGCACAGTGTCCTGGAAAAGATGGACACCAACAAGGTGCAGACCATTGACGCGTTGTTGCAGCCGCCCAAGGAAGCCATCGAATTCAGTTGCCAGAGGGAACCCGATCATCCCTATCTGGCTCGTTGCATCATGGTTCCCGATGCCAGTTCCGCAGAGAGAATCTGGATCGGATTCTCAGATACACCGTGGACAAAACGTGTATGGAAGGCGCATACCAATGCCAGGGAGCGAGCGCGCCATATGCGCGAGCTCCGTTTGGATCTTTGGAAAGGAGGAAGCCACCGCCACGTCGATTCGTTGGAAAAGCTAGGTGGCCATTTGTCCGAGGGAGGCTATACGATCAAGGAAACCCGTCCCGAAGCAGGCAAGCGCGGCACATATCCAAGTGAAATGGCGGGACAGCCATCCGCATTTTCTCACTCGCCACAGGCGTTCTACGGCTTGAGGGAACAGCTGCCCGGTCTTGTCAATTGGGCAAATTCGCAAGCAAAGCGGATGGGCATGATTGCCCCAATGTTGGCAGTTGACGACCCAGTCGGACTGGCTTTGGAAGCCGCTCAATTGCTGCGCTTGCGCGTAGAAATTTTCGAACGCGACAAGGGCCGAGACTGGAAACACGCCACATCCACGACCATTGTTGGCATGCGCCATGCCATTGAAGAGCAGGCCGTGCAGGAAGCGCTCCAAGTCAAAAGAAACACTTCTGGCGTTGCCGTCTACACGTACGCCGATGGAATGCCGGTCGCGACGCCCTATGACCCAGACCTGGAGGAAAAGGTATGGGAGCAGAATGGACTGATGGCACTGACGCCGGATGAAGAGAAGCGCGCGCGCCGAAATGCTTGGAAGGAGTATCTGAACGATTACAGCGAGCCTAACCGGGAAGCCTTCGATAAGGAGCTCGAGCGCGATATGAACGCGTACGCCAGGAACACACTGGCGCCGCTCGCGCGGAGCTTTGTGACATGGTACGGAGGAACACCATATCGCGAGGCGATGGCCTGCAACCACGATGATACCGATATCAAGAGCGGCGAAGCCATGACCAGCCTGGTCATTGCTTGCTTGTATGACATTGTTGGTATTGAGCCGGTATCCGACATCCTTCTCAAGGAATTGCAGGGCTCCTTTACTGAGCGTAAGAACACGGTTCTGCGGGCACTTGTGCTTGACAACTCCGAGGCGGCGAAGAAATTGGAGAAGGCGGCGACTGCGGAGTTAGAAGTAGGCAATCCTGGAGCCTGGAGCAATGTATTCAAGGCCTTTGCCCACGTACTGGAAAAGGGGCATGCGAATGAATTGGCAGGCGCGATGGAAAGTGTGGCACGACTGGCATACAGCGTTTCGGCGCCGATAGTGACCCTACTAGGTCGTGCTGGAAGAGGCGCAGTGGGAAAGGCCGGGGACGCGGTAGTTGGTGTGGGTGTCCGCTATCGCCATGTTGCTTTGCTAGGCCTGCTGGCAAAAAAGCCTCTTCGCCAACTTAAGATACGAGCATCTGAGGCCGAAATGGCCCACATCATTGTTGACGAGCTGGTGCGAGCGCACCCCAATGTGGATCGCCAAGCCTTGCGGCGGCAGGTTGATAATCATGTGCGGAGTGAGTTATCCGAGCGGCGCGGAGCACGTGGACAGATTCCTGGCGCGCGTAACGCAAGAGGGAGGCGGGTATACGAGTGGACCGTCTTCTGGGATGACGATATGCGCCGCACGTTTAACGGGACAAACATCGATCAATTGGACAACATATTGTTGCGAGAAGACCAATTGCGTGCGGCGCTGAGAAGTCGGACCGCGACCGCGATCAAGTTGGATATCGGGCTGGGTACCGTGGGTCTGATACTAGATGGGTGGAATGCATACAAAGCATATACGGAGCTACCAGACCCAAAGAAGGGGACGCTGGGCCAACGGCAATTACAATTGGCCGGTGCCCTGACAAGCTTGGCAGGGAGCAGTATAGAGCTTACTGGAAAGGGATTTGAGCGAACGGCCTGGGGACGAACATCCCTTGTGAGACCTTTTAGGTTTTTCATGAACAAGGTGTCGAGCCGCGCACTTTTAGTGGGTTTTTTGGGGAAATTGATTGGTACGATTGGCGCTTTTATGGGTTCGATTTTGGACTATTGGAAAGCAAAAGATGCGAAAGCTCAGGGTGATGTCGCTAT is a window of Cupriavidus taiwanensis LMG 19424 DNA encoding:
- the tssG gene encoding type VI secretion system baseplate subunit TssG produces the protein MRTPQRRIDPGVIRTLLRQPYRYEFFQAVRLLELHYAREGAGTPEQVLATRVAFRNTLSLSFPPSELQSIEAATALNGELDSDAAFAQALADGALDQVSITPTFFGMLGGQGALPLHYTEIVAERETLRRDRAARAFFDIFSNRATALFYQAWKKYRLPFQHEVDRNRHYLPLLLSLAGMADKSMRRGLSATAGVVHDEALAGYATAVRHRPVSAAYLQQVLSDYFQAEVRVEQFVGGWYQVPPSQYSRLGGSNNLLGATALAGARVWQRDLRVRVWMGPLGREQYRNFLPGAEGALALRKMVTVLCGATLEYEVGLILRASDVSGCALGAAGSGRLGWDTFLSTRPARQDRSDARYTLAPVH
- the tssH gene encoding type VI secretion system ATPase TssH; translation: MAIPLKTLIAKLNASCRHAAERAASLCMARGNYEVDLEHLFLALLENARSDFSVAVRASGIDPSALQRDLEAEITRFKDGNTRTPAFSPYLPKLFEHAWLIASLDSQTTRIRSGHLLLALLTEPALAPLAVRGSHRFAEFDADRLKHDFDKLTAGSEEREQAVDMADGSAATASANGVTAAPALTATPALDQFTVDLTQSARDGRIDPVIGRDAEIRQVIDILMRRRQNNPILTGEAGVGKTAVVEGLAQRIAVGDVPPPLQGVTVRTLDMGLLQAGASVKGEFENRLKNVIEEVRKSPQPIILFIDEAHTIIGAGGQAGQNDAANLLKPALARGELRTIAATTWSEYKKYFEKDAALARRFQVVKVDEPSETLAAAMLRGMVPLMERHFGVRVLDEAITEAVRLSHRYISGRQLPDKAVSVLDTACAKVALGQNATPGAIEDDRKALERLGVELAALQREQRAGAAHTERLAALEAQRAELEQRVAAADARLAQERELVARIQALRAAREQGNDAETEAAAPAMAANSDVVAMPRKGSRKAAAVASEPDELDQLLAELRALQGEAPMVPLQVDGHVVSEIVSAWTGIPLGRMVKDELRTVLNLKPLLAARVIGQDHALDAIAQRVRTATANLEDPNKPRGVFLFAGPSGVGKTETALALADILYGGERKLITINMSEYQEAHSVSGLKGSPPGYVGYGEGGVLTEAVRRNPYSVVLLDEIEKAHPDVLEMFFQVFDKGEMDDAEGRPIDFRNTIIILTSNVGSSVIMQACLNNAAEELPDADALAEVLRPTLYKAFKPAFLGRTKVVPYYPIPDDVLVEIITLKLGRIRDRVAANHQAEFQWDNALVEAVLARCTEVDAGARAVDHILNGTLLPEIAQTVLVRMAEGGGVDKIKVTTGKNGEFKYRIS
- a CDS encoding type VI secretion system Vgr family protein — encoded protein: MVAATDLAKLLGAAFSQANRLLRLQTPLGHDALMPEQLQAAEQLDGGGFRIDLTAVSDNAGIEAQSLLGQAVRIDLLTQRSRTTLRPFHGHVTRFERVGANGGLARYRIVVEPWLALLRHRRDSFLFQDMSVVDVVDSVFGDYNGQGKLVPAWRWALRDASAYPRRSIVTQYEESDFDFVTRLLAEEGLFYYFEHEAADGEALGTHRMVIADANDVFQDNEQASIRFGRADATAAEDVIDRWQGARRLQTNTVAVASWDYRAKAVRSAEAGAPAEGNSAAPTLQDTDYPGQYWFEDGDQAQRHARQLVEALEVRRLSFAGEGSVRTLAPASRFMLTGHYDYERVQGDDERRFVVLAVAHAARNNLNERFRGVIDQLLGTGQSTEAPAEDASAVDVPFYRNQFTVVPAKIPYRPQQLDGQGRQLHPRPTVTGAQTAIVIGTDGPVHTDRDHRVMVQFHWQRGARSASRLSHPAGDDNARAEAGLGTWVRVATPVAGANWGGVALPRVGQEVVVEFQHGDIDRPVVIGAAYNGRGQASAQYNQNQTGAANATGNAPAWFAGSNETADGKQDGNGKPDGQQGHVHNAVLSGIKTQALGHSQDGTGGYNQLVFDDTSGQSRTLLSTTQAASALTLGHHLDQRDNARQAALGHGAALETADSGALRGGAGMLLTAHGAGTSVPLLDSEGAATQVEASTELLTSLADVARKQKADLPDEPAPAELPAIAQLKHTTEVLRHTEEGADGKASATAYNEPHLQVSAPKGIAATTPADAVLVAGTQLTVAAQKDANVAAGGNLSVAVADGLSLFTHGKAGDESAAGIAMHAASGKVGVASLQGQGRIAAEKRVTVSSSQGAVNVQAKEHVLLNAAGAQIRVLGNTIEVHAPGMTTFKGAQHLFVGPGGREANTSLPKGELPLCEYQAMGAESTGAGIVPIQS
- a CDS encoding DUF4123 domain-containing protein, with the protein product MNHAESWNAQGAADMPAGHSAFSHRWLSDFTYGLLNPLRLEREEWEDLPITRLAPPELKVQAEFMPLLLSFNDLTAPQRAILLGRIEAREQQGNSYLCGLLSSDAEKSVLSAHLSRLLVMTRQDNGQRYLLRYYDPRVMRHLQWLLTDKQRVEFCGPISVWSWPASSGWITGRRLARYSPGQRLVLHPHQWATLERLALTNRALTELEILAPDLSQNDALFQRLDAALLQASTELALTDSEDWLFCAIQSVRFHPQIHHHPQLLERLGQAATKMGSYAAACADLDDSAWLSMAEELNSRMPTA
- a CDS encoding T6SS effector BTH_I2691 family protein translates to MTQSGTTPKNNKAGCPFCLKKGLPILPVRYAIARDDIGKGKPAPRLGGPFGHGVQENELPAGQHYTLRLMRPGYLYVCNEKRGSWDAYVITEKGYLYPFATEIKHSVLEKMDTNKVQTIDALLQPPKEAIEFSCQREPDHPYLARCIMVPDASSAERIWIGFSDTPWTKRVWKAHTNARERARHMRELRLDLWKGGSHRHVDSLEKLGGHLSEGGYTIKETRPEAGKRGTYPSEMAGQPSAFSHSPQAFYGLREQLPGLVNWANSQAKRMGMIAPMLAVDDPVGLALEAAQLLRLRVEIFERDKGRDWKHATSTTIVGMRHAIEEQAVQEALQVKRNTSGVAVYTYADGMPVATPYDPDLEEKVWEQNGLMALTPDEEKRARRNAWKEYLNDYSEPNREAFDKELERDMNAYARNTLAPLARSFVTWYGGTPYREAMACNHDDTDIKSGEAMTSLVIACLYDIVGIEPVSDILLKELQGSFTERKNTVLRALVLDNSEAAKKLEKAATAELEVGNPGAWSNVFKAFAHVLEKGHANELAGAMESVARLAYSVSAPIVTLLGRAGRGAVGKAGDAVVGVGVRYRHVALLGLLAKKPLRQLKIRASEAEMAHIIVDELVRAHPNVDRQALRRQVDNHVRSELSERRGARGQIPGARNARGRRVYEWTVFWDDDMRRTFNGTNIDQLDNILLREDQLRAALRSRTATAIKLDIGLGTVGLILDGWNAYKAYTELPDPKKGTLGQRQLQLAGALTSLAGSSIELTGKGFERTAWGRTSLVRPFRFFMNKVSSRALLVGFLGKLIGTIGAFMGSILDYWKAKDAKAQGDVAMYRLYITTSVVGGAIASLMLFGLLSAGLGFVLLLALALVSMLGEWMINVIRDNKVEIWLDKTPFGMHKHGRFLKLDEQESAYQSLLKA